The Thermodesulfovibrionales bacterium sequence CAGAATTTGTTTCAGAACGCTAGCGCTCCGGGGGCAGATCCCCGGTGTGACAAAATCAAGCTGGTAGAGGTGAAGGGATGTTGACTGATCCTATTGCAGATATGCTGACGAGGATAAGAAATGCTGCTCTGATCAAGGCGGAGAAGGTTGATATACCGGCATCGAAGATAAAGCTCGAGATTGCCAAGATCCTCAAGGAGGACGGTTTTATCAGGGCCTATAAGATATTGAAAGACAAGAAGCAGGGCATCCTCAGGCTTACCCTCAAATACGTCGAAGACGACAACGCGATATCGGGTTTGAAGAGGGTGAGCAAACCGGGGCGAAGGGTATACGTTGGAAGCGAAGAGATACCGAGGGTGATGGGAGGGGTCGGAATTGCGATCCTTACGACACCGAAGGGGATTTTGAGCGACAGGTCATGCCGTCGCGACGGTATCGGCGGTGAGGTCATCTGTTACGTCTGGTAAGGAGAAGCTAAGTCATGTCGAGAATCGGTAAGAAAGTCATAGATGTTCCGAGCGGTGTTGAAATCAAACTCGATGGCAATGCCATCTGGGTGAAGGGGCCGAAGGGAGAGCTGAGCTGGAATTATCCTGAAAAGATCTCTGTATCACTCAAGGAGGGGAAACTTCAGGTGAGCAGATCATCTGATTTCAAGGAGGACAGGTCGCTGCACGGCCTTACGCGGAGTTTAATCGCGAATATGGTTGTGGGGGTGTCCCGCGGGTACGAGAGAGTCCTTGAGATTACAGGAGTCGGTTACCGGGCACAGGTCCAGGGGAACAAGATCACCTTCACTCTCGGTTATTCTCATCCCGTCGAGTACCAGTTGCCTGAGGGG is a genomic window containing:
- the rplF gene encoding 50S ribosomal protein L6, encoding MSRIGKKVIDVPSGVEIKLDGNAIWVKGPKGELSWNYPEKISVSLKEGKLQVSRSSDFKEDRSLHGLTRSLIANMVVGVSRGYERVLEITGVGYRAQVQGNKITFTLGYSHPVEYQLPEGMSAAVDQKQTTITLRGVDKQQIGQMAANIRALRSPDIYKGKGVRYAGERIKLKVGKAGKK
- the rpsH gene encoding 30S ribosomal protein S8, translated to MLTDPIADMLTRIRNAALIKAEKVDIPASKIKLEIAKILKEDGFIRAYKILKDKKQGILRLTLKYVEDDNAISGLKRVSKPGRRVYVGSEEIPRVMGGVGIAILTTPKGILSDRSCRRDGIGGEVICYVW